One genomic segment of Pseudomonas sp. RU47 includes these proteins:
- a CDS encoding ATP-binding protein: MSELSNRRILLIDDMPSIHEDFRKILAPPAAQSVELDQMEAALFGAQVRAERPPFELDSAYGGEEGLGKLIQAQAEQRPYALAFVDMRMPDGWDGAKTIEHLWQQDPQLQVVVCTAYSDYSWDELLERLQAHDRLLILKKPFDNIEVQQMANTLLTKWQMTERASLQMHHLEHLVDQRTAQFKQASEELQREIDERKQLESQLVQSEKLASLGQMAAGVAHEINNPIGFISSNLGTLDGYFRQLLSVLDAWQTLGPTPDSESVARLEQLRKDADLDFLLEDIPVLIRESKEGIGRVGQIVKDLKDFSRVDSHQQWQWANLQQGIESTLNIVASELKYKADLIKEYQPLPDIECLPSQINQVIMNLVVNAAQAMGPERGTITLRTGQQQDTAWVEVADTGAGIAPEILQKIFDPFFTTKPVGQGTGLGLSLSYGIVKKHGGDISVRSEPGVGTTFRVELPMRQNRPAA; the protein is encoded by the coding sequence ATGAGCGAGCTGTCGAACCGCCGCATTCTGCTGATCGACGACATGCCGTCGATCCATGAAGACTTTCGCAAGATTCTCGCGCCGCCGGCGGCGCAATCAGTGGAACTGGACCAGATGGAAGCGGCACTGTTTGGCGCTCAGGTTCGCGCCGAACGTCCGCCGTTCGAGCTGGACTCGGCCTACGGCGGCGAGGAAGGTTTGGGCAAACTGATACAGGCCCAGGCAGAACAACGCCCCTACGCGCTGGCCTTTGTCGACATGCGCATGCCCGACGGCTGGGACGGCGCGAAAACCATTGAACATCTGTGGCAACAGGACCCGCAGTTGCAAGTGGTGGTCTGCACCGCCTACTCGGATTATTCCTGGGATGAACTGCTGGAGCGCTTGCAGGCGCATGACCGCTTGCTGATTCTGAAGAAGCCGTTCGACAACATCGAAGTGCAGCAGATGGCCAACACCCTGCTGACCAAATGGCAGATGACCGAACGCGCATCATTGCAGATGCATCACCTGGAACATCTGGTCGATCAACGCACGGCCCAATTCAAGCAGGCCAGTGAAGAACTGCAGCGGGAAATCGATGAGCGCAAGCAACTGGAAAGTCAGCTGGTGCAGTCGGAAAAACTTGCGTCACTGGGGCAAATGGCAGCGGGTGTGGCCCATGAAATCAATAACCCGATCGGCTTTATCTCCTCCAACCTCGGCACGCTGGACGGCTACTTCAGACAATTGCTCAGCGTACTTGATGCCTGGCAGACGCTTGGGCCAACGCCAGACAGCGAGTCAGTGGCGCGGCTTGAGCAATTGCGCAAAGACGCCGATCTGGATTTTCTCCTCGAAGACATCCCGGTGCTGATCCGCGAATCCAAGGAAGGCATTGGCCGCGTCGGGCAGATCGTCAAGGACCTGAAGGACTTCTCCCGGGTCGATAGCCATCAGCAATGGCAGTGGGCCAATCTGCAGCAAGGCATCGAGTCGACCCTGAACATCGTCGCCAGCGAACTCAAGTACAAGGCCGACCTGATCAAGGAGTATCAGCCGCTGCCGGACATCGAGTGCCTGCCATCACAAATCAATCAGGTGATCATGAACCTGGTGGTCAATGCGGCGCAGGCCATGGGCCCGGAACGCGGCACCATCACCTTGCGCACCGGGCAGCAACAAGACACGGCCTGGGTGGAAGTCGCGGACACCGGCGCGGGGATTGCGCCGGAGATCCTGCAGAAGATCTTCGATCCGTTTTTCACCACCAAACCGGTCGGCCAGGGCACCGGGCTTGGACTGTCCCTGTCCTACGGCATCGTCAAAAAGCACGGTGGCGATATTTCGGTGCGCAGCGAACCGGGCGTGGGCACGACCTTTCGCGTCGAATTGCCGATGCGCCAGAACCGGCCCGCTGCCTGA